Proteins encoded within one genomic window of Aquarana catesbeiana isolate 2022-GZ linkage group LG03, ASM4218655v1, whole genome shotgun sequence:
- the SPRY4 gene encoding protein sprouty homolog 4 — protein sequence MDSRIPHSITVVPNSVMVQPLLDGRVPYGRLQHPLTILPIDQMKTTHLENDYIDNPALNQLANQKLSRGSHEPLLVNQHLQRCEADITHPWISFSGRPSSISSSSSTSSDQRLLDHMAPPPVVDQSPPRAVRIQPKVINCKPQDVKGPLNQELDKHFLLCEACGRCKCKDCTTPRTLPSCWICNQECLCSAQNLVNYSTCMCLVKGVFYHCTNEDDEGSCADHPCSCSHSNCCARWSFMSALSLVLPCLLCYLPATGCVKLSQKCYDQASRPGCRCKNTNSVMCKAPDAVSRPEKPF from the coding sequence ATGGATTCCAGGATTCCACACAGCATAACTGTGGTACCAAATTCAGTTATGGTGCAGCCTCTACTAGATGGCCGTGTTCCATATGGGAGATTACAACATCCGCTTACTATCCTGCCTATTGATCAGATGAAGACTACTCATCTTGAGAATGATTACATTGACAACCCGGCTCTTAATCAGCTGGCCAATCAAAAGCTCAGCAGGGGTTCACATGAACCTTTGCTCGTCAATCAACATTTGCAGAGATGTGAAGCCGATATTACGCACCCTTGGATATCTTTCAGTGGGCGACCCAGCTCAATTAGCAGTAGCAGTAGCACCTCTTCAGATCAGAGACTCTTGGATCACATGGCCCCACCTCCTGTGGTTGATCAGTCTCCACCTAGGGCAGTAAGGATACAGCCTAAAGTGATTAATTGTAAGCCTCAGGATGTTAAAGGACCCTTGAATCAAGAATTGGACAAGCACTTTTTACTTTGTGAGGCCTGTGGCAGATGTAAATGCAAAGACTGTACAACTCCTCGGACCTTACCTTCTTGCTGGATTTGCAACCAGGAATGTCTGTGTTCTGCACAGAACCTGGTCAACTATTCAACTTGCATGTGTCTAGTCAAGGGAGTTTTTTACCACTGCACCAACGAAGATGATGAAGGTTCCTGCGCTGATCATCCGTGTTCTTGCTCTCACTCCAACTGCTGTGCTCGCTGGTCTTTCATGAGTGCCTTGTCATTGGTCCTCCCTTGCTTGCTCTGCTATCTTCCTGCCACTGGCTGTGTGAAACTTTCTCAGAAATGTTATGACCAAGCGAGCCGACCCGGGTGCCGATGCAAAAACACAAACAGTGTCATGTGCAAAGCACCGGATGCAGTCAGCAGACCAGAAAAGCCATTTTGA